The region TGTTCTACGACTCTTGGAACATTCAGCCAGGTGACGGGATCATCGACAAGATGGAAAATGGTCTGCAATCGTGCAAATACTTCCTCTTTTTTGTCTCAGCGAAAAGCTTGGCCAGCCCGATGGTTAAGCTCGAGTGGCAAAATGCACTTATGCGTTCGGCAAAAAACGATTGCATCAAGTTCATACCTATCCGTGTTGATAAATCCGATATGCCAGTGTTGCTGACCCAGACTGCTTGGATTGACTTGTACAACCATGGCCTTGACGTCGCGGTGCGTCAAGCTATTGACGTTTGTTCCGGGAGGAACGTCTATGAACCATCCTCAAAAACATTTAGCAATCTTCATGCATTGGTGAGTGGAGAAGGGGAAGTTTGCAATATTGAGATTGTGGCAGAGCACTTCATGGAACCGATCTCCAGTTTCGCTTTTTTCTTCACTAGCCCACATGAAGGCCTTTATTTCGACATCCCAGGTGAACCAGCTCATAAAACGGGAACCTTAACAGGTTGCAAACTTCCTGACGGTACCGTGGCAAATGTTAAAACCATGGCTCTCGATCGACCAACGACGCCAGGCCATCCATTTAAAGTCCGTATCCAGATCAACAATAACGCGAACCTGCAAATCATTAGCATCAGACACGAACGAAAGAGTAACGACTGGGTACCAGTTAAGATCACATTCCTAAATGCATTAATAACGCCAAAAGCCTTTTTCGACACGCCTGCTTAAAGGGAGTGTTCCTGCAGCAAGATTAGCAGCATCGGCAGCTTTTTACGCATGAACAAATACCGAAAAGGCGCCTTTGATGACCGCCCGCCTGCCTCTGCAGCCAACCTTTTCTCGGCAATGATGCTACTCAAAGGTCAGTGAATGGAAGAATCGCTGTTGGGATGCAAGCGACTGCGCGTCATGCTCCTTATCGGCAATGATGCTCAACATATACCCCGCATGGGTATTGCGCCTTCCGAAACACATGCATCGGCGATCAACATGGCACTGAAGAAACGTGGCGACCGCTCAAGCTCATATTCAACCTTGGCATTGTCAATGCTGACATGAAGGCGCTCAGGGTCGGAATGCATGTGCACGACATCGACGACATCGCCGTCGATCACCCAATCAGCCCTGTCTGCCGCGTCTTGCGCGGATTTGACGATGGCGGTGCAATCCTTGCCAGTCTGGGCAAGAGCCGCGTTTGAGAACAGGAAGAAACTCAGTGCGGTGACAAGGAACAGGTTTTTCAAGCGCATCTCTTTCGGCAGGGTAATGTCAATATGTAAAATTCGCGTGAATATTACCCCAGCACAACTAGAAATGCACTTTATTATTTGGCAACAAGAAGGGCCGTATCCGGACTCAGGCCATGCCATCGGCCGAGCGCTGGCGGAACAGCTTGCGGTACGCCGAGGGCGACGTCTGCAGGCTGGTACGGAAATGCTGGCGCAGCGACAGGGCCGTGCCGAAGCCGGCCTCTTGCGCCACGACATCGATCGAGGCCGCGCTCTTTTCCAGCATGCCTTGTGCATGCGCCAGGCGCTGGTTCAGCAGCCA is a window of Janthinobacterium rivuli DNA encoding:
- a CDS encoding toll/interleukin-1 receptor domain-containing protein; this translates as MIFLSHNWNDKPIIERFDQALIKIFGRENVFYDSWNIQPGDGIIDKMENGLQSCKYFLFFVSAKSLASPMVKLEWQNALMRSAKNDCIKFIPIRVDKSDMPVLLTQTAWIDLYNHGLDVAVRQAIDVCSGRNVYEPSSKTFSNLHALVSGEGEVCNIEIVAEHFMEPISSFAFFFTSPHEGLYFDIPGEPAHKTGTLTGCKLPDGTVANVKTMALDRPTTPGHPFKVRIQINNNANLQIISIRHERKSNDWVPVKITFLNALITPKAFFDTPA